The Stegostoma tigrinum isolate sSteTig4 chromosome 40, sSteTig4.hap1, whole genome shotgun sequence genome contains the following window.
GGCTCTAGGCCCCACTTCTCGCGCCCTTTCCCTAGGGGAGGACCTGAGCTTTAATTCCCCCCCGCACCAGTGAATCCGCCCGGGCCTAGCTCCCCCTCATCGTCCCATTATTCCACCAGAACCGCAAGCCCCTCCGAAGGGCGCGAGTCCTGGGGCCGGCCTCTCACCTCCCGAAACCGATCCAACGCCGCCGCCTGACGCGCTGCCCGCTCCCGCTGGAGGACTCCTCCAAACCCGAGGAGAGTGCGCTGCGCCAAGCCGAACACCACGCCTCCTCCGTCCCGCAGTGTACCAGCACCACCCGCACCTCCCTCTGGTGGCGCCTACAGCTACTGCAGGCTGCTCTGTGGAAACCGCAAGGAGGTCAAAAACAAAGATACATcgatggttttttttaaacttcttccTGCACAGTCTGTGGGTATCACTGCAAAGGCGAGCATTTGCTCAAACATTCAAGAAGATAATTTGGTTAGAAATGGTTTGCAGGGAAATgggtaaaggcaggaaattggcaccGGGTaataggggctgaatggcctcctcctgcaccagAACAATTCTGAGGTTGTGTTTTGCCTATCCCTGACTGGCCCTTGAAATGAGTGGCCTGGGTCCATTTCAGAGGAAGAGAACCACCTCTCAACATCTGAATGGATCTGTGGGTCTCAGGTACCAGCTGATAGCAAGGTTTACATTGCTGCTTTCTCTGGGATTCCTgctgcacagtctctctctcacacacacacacacgtgtacactcatacgcacacacacgtacactcacatacacacactcatacacacatacatactcacacatgtacgctcacatacacacacactcacagacatatacactcacctgtacacacactcacatacacgtacactcacatatacacataaacatacacacacatgcactctcacatatacacacatatgtacacactgACATATactacacatacatacacttgcgtacacacacacatactcactctcacatacacacacatcaacacTCGTAACATTTCATCTCATTGATACCCAATCAGAGGCTCCTGGACAGGATCATCTCCTTCTTGGAGCATTCAATTCACTGAGAGTTAATCTgcctttgtcccatatccctgaaTAACATCAACCCGCTGAGTAAAATCTAGTTTCCCTCTCCCAACTTGATCAAGTCTTTTAATCATCACCTCATGCTTTCATGGCTGGGATTTTTCACAACGTACCTGGGAGGAATGAGCCAACCATCATGGCCCTGTTAGAAGCATTGCTGAAAACGATACAATGGCTTGAAGTGGTTCTCAGTCGACATAAAACAGTTGAGGAAGATTTTTGTTTGAAGCAACTGCTCCCATAGTCTGCTGTTTAAAGCTGAATTATAATGTCAAGTAATGAGCAATCTTGGTGAcaaaagaaagactggatcgaaTGGGCTTGTGCTCACAAGAATTTGTAGAATAAGGGggtcttgtagaaacatataaaatcctgatggaactGAACAGGCTCGATGCAAGatgaatgttcctgatgttggggtcAAAGTCTAAGAATAAagagtaaaccattcaggactgagatgaggaataatttcttcattcagagagttgtgaagctgtggaattccttcccacaggaagctgttcaGGCCAGTTCATTGGATATATTccagagggagctggatgtggcccttgtggctaaagggatcaagggataaggagagaaagcgagagtgggatactgagattgtataatcagccatgatcgtattgaatggtagtgcaggatcgaagggctgaatggcctactcctgcaccgaTTTTCTATGTGATTAGATTAAGATAACGCACAGTGGGTCTTGTGAAATGTATACTTTGGGCCCTGTGTAACAGAAGCAGATGTAGCTGCTTGTGTAGAGTCGGATGAGGTAGAGCCTGGAGTAAATTTGATAGAGGTCTCCATACTAAACAGGTTCAAAGTGCAGTATTCATTGTGGAATTGAAGGGAAGGGTCTGACCGTGCACTGGTCAATGTTCAAAAGATGGCGGTGACAGAGTAGGCTCTTCCACtccatctgctttttttttactttcgcttcttttctcattttttaaagttttttttagatttttttccTACTTACTTACCTTCTGGAGCGAGTTTGATCAGGGAGGCATTGGCAGCGATGGCACCACGGCTTCCTCATGGTCAGACCTGGGGGCCTGGGTGAGGACGTTGACAATCAGAGAGTGAGCCGAATGCAGGAAGAGTGAGCCCCACACAGCGGTGAGGGAGAACCTGGCATCTCCGGTGGCAGCGAGAGCAGGCAGCCCAAGGTCTCCAGGAGAGTGGGCCAAAGTGGAGGAGATTGAGCCCTTCTAGGGAGTGCAAGCTCAGCAGGCTAAGCACTCAAGAAGACTgagaacttttaactttatttctttatttttcctgtAATACTAAGATGGACTGTGATGTTTACATTTTTATTATATCTTATTGTTTTCCCACTGGGTACCTAAGATTTTGCACGACAGTTCCTTTGTACCAAAGATAGTACTAGGAACGGTGATATTGTACACTTATCACTGTACTCATGTACTTCTATACTTgaggacatgtgacaataaaacctaattctaataaTGTTAAGCCCCTCGGGATGAGTGATTCAACGAAATTTGGCTGGGTATGTTCATTTAAACTGAATTTTTTCCCCATGTATGGTGGGAAATTCTCTGGACTGGCCAGAGTCTCTGTCCCCACTTGTATAAAACAATAAATTCTTTGATGTTTGAAGCAGACAAGGATATTTATCAATCCACCCCCATCAACCCTACTATTGCACAAACACACTCCGAATGACACAATTGATATTTCCCTCAtcagcttgttcagagatgttattacacatcctctggagcaggtgggacttgaacctaggcctcctggctcaaaggtagagtCATTACCATTGTGTTAACCAGCACCCTTTAAATGTGTGAATACCCAATTAAACCACACAAATGACCAatctgcctgactgactgtcacTTGGGAATAATACAATTCACACCAGTTTTCACCTTTCACAGAAGATACCTATTTATTGTGAACACACACAGCTTCAATAAATGAGAGAGAAAATGATTACTAATCTACGACTATGTGACTAAAACAACACTGCACAAAAATCCCAAATGTACAAAAATACAAACACAAACATTCATGACAAAATACAGACAGTTTGACACAGCTATTATGGCTGATAAAAATAGAGTGCGAACAAAATTCCGAGGTGAAAAGTCCAGATCACAAGAGCGAGTTAAATTATCTCGCATTTCAGCAATGATGAAACACGCTATTATCTGTGAAATGATGGCAGTTCTTCATTTCCATAGCTGATTGGTGGACTTTGTTCTTTTCTGGTAGAAATTCTTCTTTTAAATTTCTTGGTGTTTCTGTCTATTTTTCCACATGGACAGATAAAGATGGGAGAGATATCACTTTCTAAAGCAAGAACATTCTAAACATTCACTGCTCTGACATTTTCAACTGAATATCTACCATGTCCCCTGAACACCAATACTAGAAACAGCTGTTCaacattgtttctgtttcagtGGAATCAGTTCTCATTTTTATAAACTTTAATGATGGAAGGTCTAACCTGTTTAGCCGCTCTCTATAAGTCAACTCCTGCTTACCAGCTTTCAATTTCATTCTTTCACCTTTCGAACAGCCTCCAAAACtggtacatctttcctgaaatacaAGGActaaaactgtatacaatactctaggtgtggtctcaccaactcCCCTGGCACTTGTATCAAaccttttctgtttttaaactccaatccCTGGGTGAGAGAAACGATTTCTATCTAACCCCTGGCCTGACACTTGCACACCGTAGAAAACCAACTCCAATCTCCCCCCTTTGCAATTCCTCAAGGTCAGAACCTGAACCATGATGAACTCTTATTGGGTGGATGACAGAAACATACATTTCTGGAGCACCATCAGTGGATCCCCAATGTCTCGGAAGGATCTCAGAACTGAGGTATTTTTGCGTGCATCTGCTGCTGGAGAATCAGGAGAGAAACTGCTTCGCACAACTGGGACTGTTCACTTGACTGCCAACTCAGAGTGGATCATTGACACTGTTTCTGTGCGTTCCACACTCCAGCCTGGAGCTTCATTCCCTTTCTGCAAATTATTATCATCTTCAGTTCCCTTATGCAAGTGTTTGAAAATTCTTCCTTTTGGTCCAGTAGCTCCTGACTATGGAATTGGACCCTGCTGAGATTCAGTCTGAGAGCTTTGGCAGTGACTTGTCTGTCAAGCAATGGAAATTCTCTGGGGCTGTACTGTCTGATTTCCTCATTTCTTACCCGTGCTTCTGATCCCTAGAGCCTTTAAAACCTGGTCACAAAAGTCCTTCTTGTCCTGGACATATCCTTCAGGCGATTCAGTATTTCCCTCATTCGACCCCAGCCAGCCTGAGGAGTCTGAAACAAACAAGTGAACATCTAGCGAACAAGAAGTACCCCTTGGTGTAACTCAGTGCAGGCAGGTGGCCCCTGGAGTGACTGCAACAAGGTCAGTCAGGCGGTACTGGTAGAAttggagttccctgattgggccaggtttACAGTCctagtcagggagccctggctgacagataagaacaggagtgtcagaggttctgttcgctctgagagagttggatcagtgtcaagtacttTCCAGAGTAAATAAAGGCCCATGTGGAGTTCTCTCAGcccccagtcactgattcccaatGAACAGTTTGGAGAGATGATAATTCCAACGTGCTGGCAAAATGCATAATGTCTCAAAGTGTACAGAGAGAGATAGTATACAGTGATCAGTGTTATGGCCACGTCCATTAGCTGAACAGAATTGATTTGGCACTTTGTCATTGACAGACAGGAACGATCAGCCAATGATCTGAGAGAAAGGCAAAATGGAGTGGAACGGCTGAGTGGCCTGGAACTGCCCCCTTAAGGCAAACAGGGAGGATCGGGTAAACAGGGAGGATCGGGTAATCAGGGAGGATCAGGTAAACAGGGAGGATCGTGTAAACAGAGAGGATCGTGTAATCAGGGAGGATCAGGCAAACAGGGAGGATCCGGTAAACAGGAGGATCCGGTAAACAGGGAGGATCGAGTAAACAGGGAGGATCGGGTAATCAGGGAGGATCAGGTAAACAGGGAGGATCGTGTAAACAGGGAGGATCGTGTAAACAGAGAGGATCGTGTAATCAGGGAGGATCGGGTAAACAGAGAGGATCGGATAATCAGGGAAGATCGGGTAATCAGGGAAGATCGGGTAATCAGGGAGGATCGGGTAAACAGAGAGGATCGGGTAAACAGAGAGGATCGGATAATCAGGGAAGATCGGGTAATCAGGGAAGATCGGGTAATCAGGGAAGATCGGGTAAACAGAGAGGATCGGGTAAACAGAGAGGATCGGGTAAATGGGGAGGATCGGGGAAACAGGGAGGATCGGGTAATCAGGGAAGATCAGGTAAACAGGGAGGATCGTGTAAACAGGGAGGATCAGGTAAACAGAGAGGATCGGGTAAATGGGGAGGATCGGGGAAACAGGGAGGATCGGGGAAACAGGGAGGATCGGGTAATCAGGGAAGATCGGGTAATCAGGGAAGATCAGGTAATCAGGGAAGATCAGGTAATCAGGGAGGATCGGGTAAACAGAGAGGATCGGGTAAATGGGGAGGATCGGGTAAACGGGGAAGATTGTGTAAACAGGGAGGATCGGGTAATCGGAGATGATCGGGTAATCAGAGAGGATCGGGTAATCAGGGATGATTGGGTAAATGGGGAGGATCGGGGAAACAGGGAAGATCGGGTAAACAGGGAGGATCATGTAATCAGGGAGGATCAGGTAATCAGGGAGGATCAGGTAAACAGGGAGGATCGGGTAAACAGAGAGGATCGGATAATCAGGGAGGATCGGGTAATCAAGGATGATCAGGTAAACAGGGAGGATCGGGTAATCAGAGAGGATCGGGTAAACAGGGAGGATCGGGTAATCAGAGAGGATCGGGTAAGCAGGAGGTGGATGAGTCCAGTCCAGTCCAGTCCAGTCCAGACGTGAAATCTCTGCCTCTTAAGAAATGGACAGTTAAAGGGACAGCACTTGAAATGGAGAGATAGGAACAGAGAATAGAGAGGAACAGGAAcagggaggcacggtggctcagtggttagcactgcagcctcacagcgccagggacccaagttcgattccagcctcaggtaactgtctgtgtggagtttgcacattctccccgtgtctgcgtgggtttcctccgggtgctccggtttcctcccacagtccaaagatgtgcaggctaggtggatcggccatgctaaattgcctgtagtgttcaggggtttgtgggttatgggggttgggtctgggtgggatgatccaaggggcggtgtgaacttttgggccgaagggcctgtttccacactgttgggaatctaatctaatttaaacaCAGATTGTTCAGCTCTGGCATCAGGAATGGCAAACAGAACTGTGGATTCTAGACATGAGGACTGAACAGAAAATGATTGAATTCCAGCACAAGCATTTCAGCACTGAAGTGTCACAGTACACCAGTTCAGGCCAGTGTTTTGGTGAAGGGATAGTTCAAAATTGGAAAAGGGGGGAATACAGTAGCATCAGAAAATCAGGAAGGGAATGAACATCAGCAGAGATACTGTACAACTCAAGGGAGAGAGTTCACAGAAGAGGTCAACATTCAGAAAGAGAGGACAGGGGAAAACAAGATCCCACAGAAGAGAAGGTCAATGCCAAACAGCAAGTAAATGGGGAGAATTCGTGCAAGGATACTTTTGCACAGGTCAATGTTCAGGTAGAAAAGGGGTCGTGACAACTAGATAACATGAGAGACACTGGAACATCTATTAAACTGAAGATAAGGACCTAAAAAGCCACTTTGTAAAATGATCCACTGAAGTGGTGGGAAGAGATAGCAGCATGAGCACGATGGGTGGAATGGTCACAATGTATGCAATAAACTGGCAAACAGTGGAGGAATTAATATGAGTTATGGATACAATACCGTGGTATCTTGAGCAGTGTTGTGCATCTGCATCCCGTGATGAATATTACTGGTCAGATGCTCCTTATTCTCAGAAAGACAGGAGTCATACTCAGTCAGGGGAAACTCACTGCTCCCTGCGAAGGCAGACATCATGTCAGCAAAGAGCGATTGGAGAGAAAACATACTTTAGCTtttactgaccctccgacagtgttacactccctcagcactgaccctccgacagtgcggcgctccctcagtactgacgctccgacagcgtggcacaccctcagcactgaccctccgacagtgcgacactccctcagcactgaccctccgacagtgcggcgctccctcagtactgacgctccgacagcgtggcacaccctcagcactgaccctccgatagtgcggtactccctcagtactgaccctctgacagtgcggcactccctcagcactgaccctccgatagtgcggcactccctcagtactgaccctctgacagtgcggcactccctcagcactgaccctccgatagtgcggcactccctcagtactgaccctctgacagtgttacactccctcagcactgaccctccgacagtgcggctctccctcagtactgaccctctgacagtgcggcactccctcagtactgaccctctgacagggagtCGCTCTCTATATTGCATTGGTATTATGTGGAGTGTAAGGATGGCTCGTATGAGGTTGGGGATGAGGCTGTAGGTATTTAGCATTGAGGTATGACTGATAGTTTTGAATTTTCAGTCATGCTTTTCTGGCAATTAATGCCTTCCTCTCCCCTCAGCCCCACTCCACCTGCCCACCTTGTCTCCCATACTCTCAAACCCCTCTATCTCAGCCAAACACCCCCCCAACCAACATGGTTTCTCAgcctccaatccctgtaacctcccTCCGAATCTTGGCAAAGTATGCGAGGAGGAGGGTTCGCATTATTGGATAATCACACATTCACCTCTCACCATTGCCTGGCCACAGTGTGCCCGAGTCTGATGCCCACCTCTTCTGTAAGGAGGA
Protein-coding sequences here:
- the LOC125447935 gene encoding uncharacterized protein LOC125447935 isoform X2, which codes for MEEKLKQKEKQLELLQHYCSCGSTAVFLQWAGQPGHGETQPLTHSFNAQYQLPDSLQHPGHNQHSSLQKRWASDSGTLWPGNGSSEFPLTEYDSCLSENKEHLTSNIHHGMQMHNTAQDTTTPQAGWGRMREILNRLKDMSRTRRTFVTRF